One window from the genome of Bacillus weihaiensis encodes:
- the ahpF gene encoding alkyl hydroperoxide reductase subunit F, which produces MILEADIKAQLDQYLQLMEGDIVLKVSAGSDDVSKDMLALVEELASMSPRISSEHANLERTPSFSVNRIGEDTGITFAGIPLGHEFTSLVLALLQVSGRAPKVDQSIIDQIKNIKGEFHFESYISLSCHNCPDVVQALNIMSNLNANITHTMIDGATFKDEVESKNVMAVPTVFLNGESFGSGRMTLEEILAKMGTGPDASELSDKEPFDVLVVGGGPAGSSAAIYAARKGIRTGIVAERFGGQVLDTMSIENFISVRRTEGPKLVASLEEHVKEYGIDVMNLQKAKRLEKKDLFELELESGAILKSKTVIVSTGARWRNVNVPGEQEFKNKGVAYCPHCDGPLFEGKDVAVIGGGNSGVEAAIDLAGIVNHVTVLEFMPELKADAVLQERLHSLPNVTVLTNVQTKEITGTDTVNGITYISRETGAEKHVPLHGVFVQIGLVPNTDWLDETVERNRIGEIVVDKHGATTVPGLFAAGDCTDGPYNQIIISMGSGATASLGAFDYLIRN; this is translated from the coding sequence ATGATACTTGAAGCAGATATTAAAGCACAGCTAGACCAATACCTTCAATTGATGGAAGGTGATATCGTATTAAAGGTCAGCGCAGGCTCTGATGATGTTTCAAAAGACATGCTAGCTCTTGTTGAAGAGCTAGCTTCAATGTCTCCGAGAATCTCATCTGAACATGCAAACCTTGAAAGAACACCAAGCTTTAGTGTAAACCGCATTGGCGAAGATACAGGTATTACATTCGCTGGAATTCCACTTGGACATGAGTTCACCTCTTTAGTATTAGCCCTTCTACAAGTTAGCGGAAGAGCACCAAAGGTTGATCAAAGTATTATTGATCAAATCAAAAACATAAAAGGCGAATTTCATTTTGAATCATACATTAGCTTAAGCTGTCACAATTGCCCTGATGTTGTACAGGCTCTAAACATTATGAGTAACTTAAATGCTAATATCACTCATACAATGATCGATGGAGCAACCTTTAAGGATGAAGTTGAAAGCAAGAACGTGATGGCTGTTCCAACTGTCTTCTTAAACGGAGAATCATTTGGTAGTGGTCGTATGACGCTTGAAGAAATTCTTGCAAAAATGGGAACTGGCCCAGATGCATCAGAGCTTTCTGATAAAGAACCTTTTGACGTGTTAGTTGTGGGTGGCGGCCCTGCAGGTTCAAGTGCAGCAATTTATGCAGCACGTAAAGGAATCCGTACAGGAATTGTTGCTGAGCGTTTTGGCGGACAGGTACTTGATACAATGAGTATTGAGAACTTTATAAGCGTAAGGCGTACAGAAGGTCCAAAGCTTGTTGCCAGCCTTGAAGAGCATGTAAAAGAGTATGGTATCGATGTCATGAACCTTCAAAAAGCAAAACGTCTTGAGAAAAAAGATCTTTTTGAGCTTGAGCTTGAAAGTGGAGCTATCTTAAAAAGTAAAACGGTCATCGTTTCAACAGGTGCTCGCTGGCGTAACGTAAATGTACCAGGTGAGCAAGAATTCAAAAACAAAGGTGTTGCTTACTGCCCACACTGTGACGGTCCTCTATTTGAAGGAAAAGACGTTGCAGTAATTGGCGGAGGGAACTCTGGTGTCGAAGCAGCTATTGATTTAGCTGGTATCGTAAACCACGTAACAGTTCTTGAATTCATGCCTGAATTAAAAGCAGATGCTGTTCTACAGGAACGTTTACACAGTTTACCAAATGTAACCGTGCTAACAAATGTTCAAACAAAAGAAATTACGGGTACAGATACTGTAAATGGTATTACATACATCAGTCGTGAGACAGGTGCTGAAAAACATGTACCATTACACGGTGTATTTGTTCAGATCGGTCTTGTTCCTAATACAGACTGGTTAGATGAAACAGTTGAACGTAACCGTATTGGTGAGATCGTCGTTGATAAACATGGTGCAACAACGGTTCCAGGGTTATTTGCAGCCGGTGACTGTACTGACGGTCCATACAACCAAATTATTATTTCAATGGGTTCAGGTGCAACTGCTTCATTAGGTGCATTTGATTACTTAATACGAAACTAA
- the ahpC gene encoding alkyl hydroperoxide reductase subunit C, with product MSLIGSEVKPFQAKAYKNGEFIDVTNESLKGQWSVFCFYPADFTFVCPTELEDLQNEYATLKDLGVEVYSVSTDTHFTHKGWHDSSEKIGKITYAMIGDPSQTISRNFEVLNEEEGLADRGTFIIDPDGIIQTVEINAGGIGRDASNLVNKIKAAQYVRNNPGEVCPAKWQEGGETLKPSLDLVGKL from the coding sequence ATGTCTTTAATCGGTTCTGAAGTAAAACCATTCCAAGCAAAAGCATACAAAAACGGTGAATTCATCGACGTAACAAACGAAAGCCTTAAAGGTCAATGGAGCGTATTCTGCTTCTATCCAGCTGACTTCACATTCGTATGCCCAACTGAGTTAGAAGATTTACAAAACGAATACGCTACACTTAAAGATTTGGGCGTAGAAGTTTACTCTGTCTCAACTGATACTCACTTTACTCATAAAGGTTGGCACGATAGCTCAGAGAAAATTGGAAAAATTACATATGCTATGATCGGGGATCCATCTCAAACCATTTCTCGTAACTTCGAAGTATTAAACGAGGAGGAAGGATTAGCAGATCGTGGTACATTCATTATCGATCCAGACGGTATCATTCAAACGGTTGAAATCAACGCAGGCGGTATTGGCCGTGACGCAAGCAACCTTGTAAACAAAATTAAAGCGGCTCAATACGTACGTAACAATCCAGGTGAAGTTTGTCCAGCTAAATGGCAAGAAGGCGGAGAAACACTAAAACCAAGTCTTGACCTAGTTGGAAAGCTGTAA
- a CDS encoding radical SAM/SPASM domain-containing protein, whose protein sequence is MKKFKKFYLEITSVCNLACHFCPPTERQKQFLSVEDFTKRLDDIKPHTDYIYLHVKGEPLLHPKVDLFLDIAHEKGFKVNITTNGTLLEKKKDRIINKPALRQMNISLHSFDGHPGSRDKEAYVMSVVSFIKEATKDSELIISLRLWNLTQDNTTNLERQRNRELLSIIEREFQLDYKIEEKVTPGSGLKLSDRIYINQDYEFKWPALHEEEDDGKGFCYGLRNQAGILANGTVIPCCLDGEGIINLGNINTNRFSDIIEGERATKIVDGFSQRVAVEELCRKCGYRQRFGK, encoded by the coding sequence TTGAAAAAGTTTAAAAAGTTTTATTTAGAAATCACGAGTGTGTGTAATTTAGCATGTCATTTTTGTCCTCCAACTGAGAGACAAAAGCAGTTTTTGTCCGTAGAGGACTTTACGAAAAGATTAGATGATATAAAGCCTCATACCGATTATATTTATTTGCATGTAAAGGGAGAGCCTCTACTGCATCCTAAAGTCGATCTGTTTCTAGATATAGCACATGAAAAAGGATTTAAAGTGAATATCACGACAAATGGTACATTGTTAGAAAAAAAGAAAGATAGAATTATCAATAAGCCTGCGTTAAGGCAAATGAATATATCGCTTCATAGCTTCGACGGGCATCCAGGTTCCCGAGACAAAGAAGCCTATGTCATGAGCGTTGTATCTTTTATTAAAGAAGCAACTAAAGACTCGGAACTAATCATATCATTACGCTTGTGGAATCTTACCCAAGATAATACTACGAATCTTGAGAGGCAACGCAATCGAGAGTTACTCAGTATAATCGAAAGAGAATTTCAACTAGATTATAAGATTGAAGAGAAGGTCACACCGGGAAGTGGCCTGAAATTATCTGACCGCATTTATATTAACCAAGACTATGAGTTTAAGTGGCCGGCCTTACATGAAGAAGAGGATGATGGTAAAGGCTTTTGCTATGGATTACGGAATCAGGCGGGAATTTTAGCAAATGGTACGGTAATTCCATGCTGTTTAGATGGTGAAGGTATTATCAATTTAGGAAATATTAATACAAATCGTTTTTCAGATATTATTGAAGGAGAGCGCGCGACAAAGATTGTGGATGGATTTTCACAAAGAGTAGCGGTAGAAGAGCTTTGCCGTAAATGTGGGTATCGCCAACGATTTGGAAAATAA
- a CDS encoding catalase translates to MPDNNKHETNQKKQQLEEYTVEDQGKKLTTNQGLKVAEDEFSLKAGERGPTLLEDFHFREKMTHFDHERIPERIVHARGFAAHGEFQVYESMKEYTKAGFLQDPSKKTPVFVRFSTVAGSKGSGELARDARGFATKFYTEEGNYDLVGNNIPVFFIQDAIKFPDLIHAVKPEPHNEIPQAASAHDTFWDFVANNQESAHMVMWTMSDRAIPRSFRMMEGFGVHTFRFVNEQGNSYFVKFHWKPVLGTHSVVWDEAQKINGKDPDFHRRDLWECIENGDYPEYELGVQIVPEEDEFKFDFDLLDPTKLWPEEDIPVKLIGKMTLNRNVDNVFAETEQVAFHPGHVVPGIDFTNDPLLQGRLFSYTDTQLIRLGGPNFHELPINRPVCPFFNNQRDGYGRHTINRGQVSYHKNSLANNTPEPASEKEGGYVHYQEKVEGHKVRARSESFKDHFSQATLFWNSMSQPEKEHIIQAFSFELGKVQSQSVREQVVEMFAHVSPELASGFAKEIGVTPPEVRGSGVTKSSPALSQENSTKSPKTRKVAVLVDQEFSSKEVKRVLDVLSEVGIQPEVVSSRFGVLKGADGTELEVQHTFLTADSVLFDAVYAVGGSKENKSFIQQAKAFIHEAYAHYKPIGLSKEGKAYLNSEEMLNEAGVVVADDDQSEQFVEKLIQSITTHRHWDRNIMM, encoded by the coding sequence ATGCCAGATAATAACAAGCATGAAACTAACCAGAAAAAACAGCAGCTTGAAGAATATACAGTAGAAGATCAAGGGAAAAAGCTTACGACTAATCAAGGGTTAAAGGTAGCTGAGGATGAGTTTTCACTCAAAGCAGGTGAGCGAGGTCCTACTCTATTAGAGGATTTTCATTTTCGTGAAAAGATGACGCATTTTGATCATGAACGAATTCCTGAGCGTATTGTTCATGCCCGTGGTTTTGCCGCACATGGAGAATTCCAAGTATATGAATCAATGAAAGAATATACGAAAGCTGGTTTTTTACAGGATCCATCTAAAAAAACACCAGTATTTGTTCGATTTTCAACTGTAGCCGGGTCAAAGGGATCTGGTGAACTAGCAAGGGATGCCCGCGGGTTCGCTACAAAATTTTATACAGAAGAAGGAAACTATGATTTAGTAGGAAACAATATACCGGTCTTTTTTATACAGGATGCCATTAAATTTCCAGATTTAATTCATGCTGTAAAGCCTGAGCCACATAATGAAATTCCACAGGCAGCCTCTGCTCATGATACTTTTTGGGATTTTGTTGCCAATAACCAAGAATCAGCTCATATGGTCATGTGGACAATGTCAGATCGAGCTATTCCAAGAAGCTTCCGCATGATGGAGGGCTTTGGTGTTCATACGTTCCGTTTCGTTAATGAACAAGGAAATTCATACTTTGTAAAGTTCCATTGGAAGCCAGTGCTCGGAACGCATTCAGTAGTATGGGATGAAGCACAGAAGATTAATGGGAAAGACCCTGATTTCCATAGACGTGACTTATGGGAATGTATTGAAAATGGTGATTATCCTGAGTACGAGCTTGGCGTTCAGATTGTACCAGAAGAAGATGAGTTTAAATTTGACTTTGATTTATTAGATCCAACAAAGCTTTGGCCTGAGGAAGATATTCCGGTTAAGCTCATCGGTAAAATGACACTTAATCGTAATGTTGATAATGTGTTTGCAGAAACAGAGCAGGTTGCATTTCACCCAGGACATGTGGTGCCAGGCATTGACTTTACGAATGACCCGTTACTACAAGGAAGATTGTTCTCTTATACAGACACACAGCTAATTCGACTTGGTGGCCCGAATTTTCATGAATTGCCAATTAATCGCCCGGTATGCCCATTCTTTAATAACCAACGAGATGGCTATGGGCGCCATACCATTAATCGTGGTCAAGTAAGCTATCATAAGAATTCACTAGCGAATAATACGCCAGAGCCTGCAAGTGAAAAAGAAGGCGGGTATGTTCACTATCAAGAGAAAGTCGAAGGGCATAAGGTGAGAGCGCGAAGTGAAAGCTTTAAAGACCATTTCTCTCAAGCAACTCTGTTTTGGAATAGTATGAGTCAGCCTGAAAAGGAACATATTATTCAAGCATTTAGCTTTGAGCTTGGTAAAGTGCAAAGTCAATCTGTAAGAGAGCAGGTTGTAGAGATGTTTGCTCATGTAAGCCCAGAGCTCGCTTCAGGCTTTGCAAAAGAAATTGGGGTAACTCCGCCGGAAGTGAGAGGTAGCGGTGTAACGAAGTCTTCACCGGCCTTAAGCCAAGAAAACTCCACGAAAAGCCCGAAAACTCGTAAAGTTGCTGTTCTAGTAGATCAAGAATTTAGTAGTAAAGAGGTTAAGAGGGTACTAGACGTACTGTCTGAAGTAGGGATACAACCAGAGGTGGTTAGTAGCAGATTTGGTGTATTAAAGGGTGCAGACGGAACCGAATTGGAGGTTCAACACACATTTTTAACGGCTGATTCTGTTTTATTTGATGCAGTATACGCTGTTGGAGGCTCTAAGGAAAACAAATCGTTTATACAACAGGCAAAAGCCTTTATTCACGAGGCATATGCCCACTATAAACCTATTGGCTTATCAAAAGAAGGAAAAGCATATCTGAATTCAGAAGAAATGCTGAACGAGGCCGGTGTGGTAGTTGCCGACGATGATCAATCAGAGCAGTTTGTAGAGAAGTTAATTCAATCGATAACTACTCATCGTCATTGGGACCGAAATATAATGATGTAA
- a CDS encoding alanine racemase C-terminal domain-containing protein: MATLPIGYADGLPRAFSSKETVQRGGEKAPIIGSICMD, from the coding sequence ATGGCTACCTTACCAATTGGATACGCAGATGGTTTACCCCGCGCGTTTTCTTCTAAAGAAACCGTTCAAAGAGGTGGAGAAAAAGCTCCAATTATAGGAAGTATTTGTATGGATTAA
- a CDS encoding alanine/glycine:cation symporter family protein: MDILDLLGKINGVLWGPPSLILLFGTGLFLTIALRGLQFRRLFYAFKIGFGKEDSQDAAAEGDVSHFKALMTALAATIGNGNIAGVATAITLGGPGAIFWMWIVGLLGMATKYGEALLAVKYRVKNDKGEYSSGPMYYIEKGLGKKFKFLAIAFALFGAFAALGIGNSVQSNTIADVTSNSFGMPNWVTGVVLIVLVSVIIFGGIQRISTVASFFVPIMAFLYMGGALLILILNYDMILPAFELIFQYAFNPVSAAGGFVGIVVSEAIRNGVSRGIFSNEAGLGTAALIAGNARADHPVKQALVAMTGTFIVTIVVCTMTGITLLITGFWDPSGGLISGVTHNASLEGGALTSAAFGSVLGLAGEYIVSLSVIFFGFSTIVGWYVYGEKCFEYIAGSRGIAGYRFVYIAACGIGTVANLATVWAFADMANALMMIPNLIALLLLWKIIVSETNDYFTHFYQQSKVKDEGNQNRYVS, from the coding sequence ATGGATATATTAGATTTGTTAGGAAAAATAAACGGTGTCCTATGGGGACCACCAAGTTTAATTCTATTATTCGGGACAGGTTTGTTTTTAACCATTGCTTTAAGAGGGCTACAATTTCGACGCCTTTTCTATGCATTTAAAATCGGATTTGGGAAAGAAGACAGTCAAGATGCAGCAGCTGAAGGGGATGTAAGTCACTTTAAAGCATTGATGACGGCACTTGCTGCAACGATCGGAAACGGAAATATTGCCGGGGTGGCTACAGCGATAACGTTAGGTGGACCTGGTGCTATCTTTTGGATGTGGATTGTTGGGTTATTAGGAATGGCAACGAAATATGGGGAGGCTCTACTTGCTGTTAAATACCGTGTGAAGAATGATAAGGGGGAATATTCAAGTGGGCCAATGTATTATATTGAAAAAGGGCTCGGAAAGAAATTCAAATTCCTAGCTATTGCTTTTGCTTTGTTTGGTGCTTTCGCAGCATTAGGTATTGGGAACAGTGTTCAATCTAATACCATTGCAGATGTTACGAGTAATAGCTTCGGAATGCCGAATTGGGTAACAGGTGTTGTGTTAATTGTTCTTGTAAGTGTCATTATCTTTGGAGGTATCCAGCGAATAAGTACTGTCGCTAGTTTCTTTGTTCCGATTATGGCGTTTCTTTATATGGGAGGAGCTCTTCTCATTCTAATACTGAATTACGACATGATTCTTCCAGCATTCGAATTAATCTTTCAATACGCATTTAATCCTGTATCTGCAGCTGGTGGATTTGTAGGCATAGTTGTATCGGAAGCGATTCGTAATGGGGTTTCACGTGGAATCTTTTCAAATGAAGCAGGTCTTGGTACAGCAGCATTAATCGCAGGAAATGCTCGCGCAGATCATCCTGTTAAACAAGCTCTTGTTGCAATGACAGGAACATTTATTGTCACAATTGTTGTTTGTACGATGACAGGTATCACATTATTAATTACAGGCTTTTGGGACCCATCAGGTGGTTTGATTTCAGGTGTAACTCATAATGCATCATTAGAAGGTGGGGCGTTAACAAGTGCAGCATTCGGTTCTGTACTTGGACTAGCTGGGGAATACATCGTTTCTCTTTCTGTTATTTTCTTTGGATTTTCAACCATTGTAGGATGGTATGTTTATGGGGAAAAATGCTTTGAATACATTGCAGGCTCTAGAGGAATTGCAGGATATCGTTTCGTGTATATTGCAGCTTGTGGTATTGGAACAGTTGCAAACCTAGCAACGGTTTGGGCTTTTGCTGATATGGCCAACGCCTTAATGATGATTCCAAACCTAATTGCTTTATTGTTATTGTGGAAAATTATTGTATCTGAAACAAACGATTATTTCACACATTTTTATCAGCAATCAAAGGTTAAAGATGAAGGAAATCAAAACAGGTATGTAAGTTAA
- a CDS encoding antibiotic biosynthesis monooxygenase family protein gives MFVQLKTMTVTEGNADKMVERFSGEGIIEEQPGFIDLSILHKKQRRGDEEILILIRWESEEAWKAWETSDAHLAGHKAKRGQEAPSHIISGKQDVYYVLGQKEKREG, from the coding sequence ATGTTCGTACAATTAAAAACGATGACAGTCACAGAGGGTAATGCTGATAAAATGGTAGAGCGTTTTTCAGGTGAGGGTATCATCGAAGAACAACCAGGATTTATTGATTTAAGTATTTTACATAAAAAACAGCGTAGAGGCGATGAAGAAATCCTCATCCTGATCCGTTGGGAATCAGAAGAAGCTTGGAAGGCTTGGGAAACAAGTGATGCTCATCTTGCAGGTCACAAGGCTAAACGCGGTCAAGAAGCTCCTTCCCATATCATCAGTGGTAAACAGGATGTCTATTATGTACTAGGTCAAAAGGAAAAACGTGAAGGATAA
- a CDS encoding CBO0543 family protein: protein MYLLLVIIVWILFAYKFVDWSQVSKQYPTILFFIAINFAYNYFYYNHTLWAFRGITAEWLNHSIINTAFTFFICPIGLIIYLQRFPTQRKNQLIYISVWVAFYTIIEALFAHKEMYVYGHGWNSWFNIILNTILFTILYVHYRKPLIAIIAAVPIAIIFYLFFPFPLDSLK from the coding sequence ATGTACTTATTACTCGTTATCATTGTGTGGATTCTCTTTGCTTACAAATTTGTTGACTGGTCTCAAGTATCAAAACAATACCCAACCATTCTCTTCTTTATCGCAATAAACTTTGCCTATAATTATTTCTATTATAACCATACCCTATGGGCCTTCAGAGGCATAACAGCGGAGTGGTTAAACCACTCTATTATTAATACGGCATTTACGTTTTTTATATGTCCTATAGGCTTAATCATTTACTTACAACGGTTTCCTACTCAAAGAAAAAATCAACTAATTTATATTTCGGTTTGGGTGGCATTCTATACAATTATCGAGGCTTTATTCGCACATAAAGAAATGTATGTTTACGGACATGGATGGAACAGCTGGTTCAATATTATCCTCAACACCATCTTATTTACTATTTTATATGTTCATTACCGCAAACCACTCATAGCCATTATTGCAGCTGTCCCAATAGCCATCATCTTTTACTTATTTTTCCCATTCCCCTTGGACAGTCTAAAATAA
- a CDS encoding NADH-dependent flavin oxidoreductase translates to MNQKYQDLLTPYTFKNGIELKNRIVMAPMTNFSSNQDGTVTEAEVSYYERRSKGVSMVITACTYVTANGKGFHGEFGADNDEMIPSLTKLARSIKAQGAKAVLQIFHGGRMCPPELVPNGEIVGASDVPAENGGVSTEQPDVKPRPLTETEIEEIIEAFGETTRRAIEAGFDGVEIHGANGYLIQQFFSPHSNTRSDRFGGSLDKRMAFPLAIVDKVTSVVKEYATSPFLVGYRFSPEEPETPGITMDETLKLVDALADKELDYLHVSLFEFYSKPRRGVEDLEKSRIAYLQETIGDRIPLIGVGSIYTADDAHEAFESGVPLLALGRELIIDPDWVQKLADGKESDIVTEINKEKQEELVIPDPLWNVIIHTPGWFPGV, encoded by the coding sequence ATGAATCAGAAATATCAAGATTTATTAACACCATATACATTTAAAAACGGAATAGAGTTAAAAAATAGAATTGTGATGGCGCCTATGACTAACTTTTCTTCTAATCAGGATGGGACTGTTACAGAGGCAGAAGTAAGCTATTATGAGCGTCGTTCTAAAGGTGTAAGCATGGTTATTACAGCTTGTACATATGTGACGGCAAATGGAAAAGGGTTCCACGGTGAATTCGGAGCTGATAATGATGAAATGATTCCTAGCTTAACGAAGTTAGCACGTTCGATTAAAGCGCAAGGTGCAAAAGCGGTTCTACAAATTTTCCATGGTGGTAGAATGTGTCCTCCAGAGCTTGTTCCGAATGGAGAAATCGTTGGAGCAAGTGATGTTCCAGCAGAAAATGGCGGAGTGTCAACAGAACAACCTGATGTAAAACCAAGACCTTTAACAGAAACAGAGATTGAAGAAATCATTGAAGCGTTCGGTGAAACAACGAGACGTGCAATTGAAGCTGGCTTTGATGGAGTTGAAATTCATGGAGCAAATGGATACCTTATTCAACAGTTTTTCTCTCCACACTCCAACACGCGAAGTGATCGTTTTGGTGGAAGTCTTGACAAGAGAATGGCCTTCCCACTAGCCATTGTAGACAAAGTAACAAGTGTCGTGAAAGAATATGCTACATCTCCATTTCTAGTAGGCTACCGTTTCTCTCCTGAAGAACCAGAAACGCCAGGTATTACAATGGACGAAACATTAAAGCTAGTTGATGCATTAGCAGATAAAGAATTAGATTATCTACATGTTTCTTTATTTGAGTTTTACTCTAAACCAAGAAGAGGTGTAGAGGATCTAGAAAAATCACGTATTGCTTATTTACAGGAAACAATCGGTGACCGAATTCCTCTTATTGGAGTTGGCTCTATCTATACAGCAGATGACGCACATGAAGCTTTCGAATCAGGAGTTCCATTATTAGCACTCGGACGTGAACTCATCATCGATCCTGATTGGGTTCAAAAACTAGCTGACGGCAAAGAATCTGACATCGTTACAGAAATAAACAAGGAAAAGCAAGAAGAATTAGTGATTCCAGATCCATTATGGAATGTAATCATCCACACACCAGGCTGGTTCCCAGGGGTGTGA
- a CDS encoding YczE/YyaS/YitT family protein, with protein MTRENVLRWFFFIFGLIVLAFGISLTIVGKELGIGPWDVFHYGLFIQVGLSIGSWSIIVGFILLFVSSLFTRTIPKFGAFLNMLLLGLFIDFFNWLLPSVESFMGIILVFILGVFFIGIGIGLYVSANFGAGPRDSIMLVIVEKTGWSIKWVRNGIEITVFLLGWLLGGPVGIGTVLIAFGLGPILGYSIPQCQQLLEYVKNRTAAKHYVEKTKPSA; from the coding sequence ATGACAAGGGAAAATGTTCTTAGATGGTTCTTTTTTATTTTTGGATTAATTGTTTTAGCCTTTGGTATCTCGTTAACGATAGTGGGGAAAGAACTAGGGATTGGACCGTGGGATGTTTTTCATTATGGGCTTTTTATTCAAGTGGGATTATCGATTGGTTCTTGGTCCATCATAGTTGGATTTATTTTATTATTTGTTAGTTCTTTGTTTACGAGAACTATTCCTAAATTTGGTGCGTTTCTTAATATGCTGTTGCTTGGTTTGTTTATTGATTTTTTTAATTGGTTGCTTCCGAGTGTGGAAAGCTTTATGGGTATTATCCTGGTCTTTATATTGGGCGTTTTTTTCATTGGGATTGGGATCGGATTATATGTATCAGCTAATTTTGGTGCAGGTCCTAGAGATAGTATTATGTTAGTTATTGTTGAGAAGACGGGATGGAGTATAAAATGGGTAAGAAACGGGATTGAAATTACTGTTTTTCTCCTGGGCTGGTTATTAGGTGGTCCGGTTGGAATAGGAACAGTGTTGATTGCCTTTGGTTTAGGGCCTATATTAGGTTACTCGATTCCACAATGCCAACAGCTGTTAGAGTATGTGAAAAACAGAACGGCAGCTAAACATTATGTAGAAAAAACAAAACCCTCCGCTTAA
- a CDS encoding ABC transporter permease, whose amino-acid sequence MNDLIQTFVDRKEDILIAFQEHILLAGVAMVIAILIAVPLGILLTRYKKLAEPIIGITAIIQTVPSLALLGFMLPIFGIGKGPAIIALTLYALLPILRNTYTGILGVDPSLVDAGKGMGMTSRQILFMVELPLTLPILMAGIRTATVLTIGVAALATFIGAGGLGDLITRGLNVMDKNLILAGAIPAAILAIAFDTGLRKLEDKVTPKGLKQ is encoded by the coding sequence ATGAACGATCTTATTCAAACATTTGTCGATAGAAAAGAAGATATACTCATAGCATTCCAGGAGCATATTCTCTTAGCTGGTGTTGCGATGGTAATTGCTATTCTAATTGCTGTACCACTTGGAATCCTTCTGACACGCTATAAAAAGCTCGCAGAACCAATTATCGGTATTACAGCCATTATTCAAACTGTTCCAAGCTTAGCGTTACTAGGCTTCATGCTTCCGATATTCGGAATTGGAAAAGGACCTGCCATTATCGCCCTTACTCTATACGCGTTACTTCCAATTCTACGTAACACCTACACTGGTATTCTAGGAGTCGATCCTTCATTAGTAGATGCTGGAAAAGGTATGGGGATGACTTCAAGACAAATTCTATTCATGGTCGAGCTTCCATTAACACTTCCAATTCTTATGGCCGGAATCCGCACAGCAACCGTACTAACAATTGGAGTTGCGGCACTTGCTACATTCATCGGTGCAGGTGGACTTGGTGATTTAATCACTCGTGGATTAAACGTCATGGATAAAAACCTCATACTTGCAGGTGCTATCCCAGCAGCTATCTTAGCCATTGCCTTTGATACAGGACTACGTAAATTAGAAGACAAAGTTACACCTAAAGGTTTAAAACAATAA